The following proteins are co-located in the Pontiella agarivorans genome:
- the gnd gene encoding decarboxylating NADP(+)-dependent phosphogluconate dehydrogenase, with amino-acid sequence MSKADIGLIGLAVMGENLVLNMESKGFTVAVFNRTVEKVEKFVSGRGAGKNFIGCKSIEEFCASLERPRKVMMLVKAGAAVDALIEQVLPYLEEGDIIIDGGNSHYPDTIRRTEYVESKGLLYIGTGVSGGEEGALLGPSIMPGGSPAAWESVKPIFQKISAHTETGEPCCEWVGSDGAGHFVKMVHNGIEYGDMQMICETYQMMKEGLGLSNEEMHEVFKAWNESELDSYLIEITRDILGYKTEEGEAVIDSILDTAGQKGTGKWTAVSALDCGQPLTLIGEAVFARCLSALKDERVAASKVLSGPETSFDGDKAQMIEDLKQALYASKIVSYAQGYQLMRAAAAEHGWTLNNGEIALMWRGGCIIRSVFLGKIKEAFDSNPDLVNLLLDPFFKDAVENAQASWRRVIMKSAELGIPMPAIGAALAYFDGYRSERLPANLLQAQRDYFGAHTYERLDKPRGEFFHTNWTGRGGDTSASTYIA; translated from the coding sequence ATGTCGAAAGCAGATATTGGATTGATCGGTCTGGCCGTGATGGGCGAAAACCTCGTTCTGAACATGGAGAGCAAGGGATTCACCGTGGCGGTATTCAACCGTACGGTGGAGAAAGTGGAAAAATTTGTATCGGGGCGCGGTGCCGGAAAAAACTTTATCGGATGCAAGAGCATTGAAGAATTCTGCGCCAGTCTGGAGCGTCCGCGTAAAGTCATGATGCTGGTGAAAGCCGGCGCGGCGGTGGATGCGCTGATTGAACAGGTGCTGCCATACCTTGAGGAGGGTGACATCATTATTGACGGCGGAAACAGCCATTATCCGGATACGATCCGGCGCACGGAATATGTGGAAAGCAAGGGGCTGCTCTACATCGGCACCGGGGTTTCCGGCGGTGAAGAGGGCGCGCTGCTCGGTCCGTCGATCATGCCCGGCGGCTCGCCCGCAGCGTGGGAATCGGTTAAGCCGATTTTTCAGAAAATTTCCGCGCATACTGAAACCGGTGAACCCTGCTGCGAGTGGGTGGGTTCCGACGGTGCCGGCCATTTTGTGAAAATGGTGCATAACGGAATTGAATACGGCGATATGCAGATGATCTGCGAAACGTATCAGATGATGAAAGAAGGCCTCGGCCTCTCCAACGAGGAGATGCACGAGGTTTTCAAGGCCTGGAACGAGAGTGAGCTCGATTCCTACCTTATTGAAATCACCCGCGATATCCTCGGCTATAAAACGGAAGAGGGCGAAGCGGTGATCGATTCGATCCTCGATACGGCCGGACAGAAGGGCACCGGGAAATGGACGGCGGTTTCCGCGCTGGACTGCGGTCAGCCGCTGACGCTGATCGGCGAAGCGGTATTTGCCCGCTGCCTTTCCGCGCTGAAGGATGAGCGTGTGGCGGCTTCGAAGGTGCTGAGCGGTCCGGAAACGTCTTTCGACGGCGATAAGGCGCAAATGATCGAAGATCTTAAACAGGCGCTGTATGCCTCAAAAATTGTGTCGTATGCGCAGGGTTATCAGCTGATGCGCGCCGCGGCTGCAGAGCATGGCTGGACCCTGAATAACGGAGAGATTGCGCTGATGTGGCGCGGCGGCTGTATTATCCGTTCGGTTTTCCTCGGCAAAATCAAGGAAGCGTTCGATTCCAATCCGGATCTTGTCAACCTGCTGCTCGATCCGTTCTTCAAAGATGCGGTCGAAAATGCGCAGGCATCGTGGCGCCGGGTGATTATGAAATCCGCAGAGCTGGGTATCCCCATGCCGGCGATCGGCGCGGCGCTGGCCTATTTCGACGGGTATCGTTCGGAACGCCTTCCGGCGAATCTGCTGCAGGCGCAGCGCGACTATTTCGGTGCGCACACCTATGAACGGCTGGACAAACCGCGCGGCGAATTTTTCCACACCAACTGGACCGGACGCGGGGGTGATACCTCGGCATCCACCTATATCGCCTAG